One Lachnospiraceae bacterium C1.1 genomic region harbors:
- a CDS encoding PDDEXK nuclease domain-containing protein, whose product MSKLIKVDKDYKEWIVEISNKFRQNQLKAAFKANDLMLRFYWSVGRDISAMSEKNGYGSGFYKTISADLKDIFPEVKSFSPTNLKYMRYFFEMYPTVQNRQQSVDDLGKLENHQQVVDDSDMDVIFHIPWGHHVQILGKCKNNPDKALFYVKKTLENCWSRAVLLNFLDTDLYEREDKAVTNFALTLPPVQSDLAQAMTKDPYNFDFLTLRENYDETELKDALIDKVGKFLIELGTGFAYMGREVRIEVGETEKFIDMLFYNTKRHCYVVLEVKTGKFDSSYAGQLGTYVVAVNHQIKTEEDNPTIGLLVCKDMDKIEAQYALESSSQPLGVSSYELSKLIPEEFKGSMPTIEEIEAELGE is encoded by the coding sequence ATGAGCAAGCTGATCAAGGTTGATAAAGATTATAAAGAATGGATTGTTGAAATATCAAATAAATTTAGGCAAAATCAGCTAAAAGCCGCATTTAAGGCTAACGATTTAATGTTGAGGTTTTACTGGTCAGTTGGCAGGGATATTTCAGCAATGAGTGAAAAAAATGGATATGGATCGGGATTTTACAAAACTATAAGTGCTGATCTGAAGGATATTTTTCCTGAAGTAAAATCGTTTTCACCCACTAATCTTAAATATATGCGTTATTTTTTTGAAATGTATCCGACAGTACAGAATCGTCAACAGTCTGTTGACGATTTGGGAAAGTTAGAGAATCATCAACAAGTTGTTGACGATTCGGATATGGATGTGATCTTTCATATCCCATGGGGACATCATGTACAGATACTTGGAAAATGTAAGAATAATCCGGATAAGGCATTGTTCTATGTGAAAAAGACACTTGAAAACTGCTGGTCAAGAGCGGTGCTTCTCAATTTTTTAGATACGGATTTATATGAGCGTGAGGACAAGGCAGTAACAAATTTTGCATTGACACTTCCGCCGGTGCAAAGTGATTTGGCTCAAGCTATGACTAAAGATCCATATAATTTTGATTTTTTGACCTTACGTGAGAATTATGATGAAACAGAGCTGAAAGATGCGCTTATAGACAAAGTTGGTAAATTTTTGATAGAACTTGGAACAGGTTTTGCATATATGGGTAGAGAAGTCAGGATTGAAGTCGGCGAAACCGAGAAGTTTATCGATATGCTTTTCTACAATACCAAAAGGCATTGTTATGTAGTTCTCGAAGTTAAAACGGGGAAATTTGACTCTTCATATGCCGGTCAGCTCGGAACTTATGTTGTCGCGGTAAACCATCAGATTAAGACAGAAGAAGATAATCCAACAATTGGCTTGCTTGTCTGCAAGGATATGGATAAGATTGAGGCACAGTATGCACTAGAATCAAGCAGTCAGCCATTAGGAGTATCAAGCTATGAGCTTTCAAAACTTATTCCGGAAGAATTTAAGGGTAGCATGCCTACAATAGAGGAGATAGAGGCTGAACTTGGGGAATGA
- a CDS encoding macro domain-containing protein, giving the protein MPFQIIRNDITKVKADAIVNTANPNVAIGGGVDSAIYKAAGADRLLQERQKIGRLEPGEVAITPAFDLDVNYIIHASGPWWRGGDHGEAEILRQCYDKSLQLAADNDCKSIAFPLLATGTYGFPQKLGIEIAVDAFTGFLQEYDMEIYLVVFGKKSVKISGELVEEVHSYIDDEYVTDALAEEYQSKSPTKDSENLEDFVDSVSYVGSAAPTAGRALLKATTASLDDAIKGIYKDSFEKHLQMLINKKGLKNSEVYASANISKQYFSKLLKGQVKPSKGKVLALAVGLRLNMDETVDFLRLAGYALSPISQTDVVVEYFIEHENYSVIKIDMVLFDYGLDPLSNT; this is encoded by the coding sequence ATGCCATTTCAGATAATAAGGAACGATATTACTAAAGTAAAAGCAGATGCCATCGTGAATACTGCAAATCCGAATGTTGCAATTGGCGGTGGTGTTGATTCTGCCATATATAAGGCTGCCGGAGCAGACAGACTTCTTCAGGAACGCCAGAAAATCGGCAGATTGGAACCGGGAGAAGTTGCGATCACTCCGGCATTTGATCTGGATGTGAATTATATTATACATGCGAGTGGTCCATGGTGGCGGGGCGGTGATCATGGCGAGGCAGAAATACTAAGGCAGTGCTATGATAAGTCGCTGCAACTTGCTGCTGATAATGACTGTAAATCGATTGCGTTTCCGCTTCTTGCTACAGGAACCTATGGTTTTCCTCAAAAGCTTGGAATTGAGATTGCCGTAGATGCGTTTACAGGATTTCTTCAGGAATATGATATGGAGATTTATCTTGTTGTATTCGGTAAGAAGTCGGTAAAAATATCAGGTGAGCTTGTAGAAGAGGTTCACAGCTACATAGATGATGAATATGTTACCGATGCGCTTGCAGAGGAATATCAGAGTAAAAGTCCTACTAAGGACAGCGAGAATCTTGAAGACTTCGTGGACAGTGTTTCATATGTCGGAAGTGCAGCTCCTACAGCTGGTAGAGCTTTATTAAAGGCAACAACAGCTTCTTTGGACGATGCGATAAAGGGAATTTATAAGGATTCATTTGAAAAGCATCTCCAAATGCTGATAAATAAAAAGGGGTTAAAGAATTCGGAAGTTTATGCATCAGCAAATATTTCAAAGCAGTATTTTTCGAAGCTTTTGAAGGGGCAGGTTAAACCATCAAAGGGAAAGGTTCTGGCTCTTGCAGTTGGATTACGGCTCAATATGGATGAAACTGTGGATTTCCTAAGACTCGCCGGTTACGCTCTGTCACCTATTTCACAGACGGATGTTGTTGTAGAGTATTTTATAGAGCATGAGAATTACAGCGTTATAAAAATAGATATGGTGTTGTTTGATTACGGATTGGATCCGCTTTCAAATACTTAA
- a CDS encoding VWA domain-containing protein, with amino-acid sequence MGKGLTEIIYILDRSGSMSGLELDTIGGFNSMMEKQKKTGEKAIVSTVLFDDVSEVIHDRVPIENIGKMTDEQYFVRGCTALLDAVGGAIHHIGNVHKYAREEDRPEKTIVVITTDGMENASRKYSREKIEKMVKKQQKKYGWEFIFIGANIDAYSEAQKYGIRKDRAVNYVCDEMGTAGVFAGVTRAVCSVMKSESAKTVARDLDDSDWCGEIYEDYRRRGNRGRR; translated from the coding sequence ATGGGTAAAGGTTTAACAGAGATTATTTATATTTTGGACAGAAGCGGTTCAATGAGTGGGCTCGAGTTAGATACGATTGGAGGCTTTAACTCTATGATGGAGAAGCAGAAGAAAACCGGAGAAAAAGCAATCGTATCCACCGTTCTTTTTGATGATGTGAGTGAAGTTATTCATGACAGAGTGCCGATTGAAAATATCGGAAAGATGACGGATGAACAGTATTTTGTGAGAGGATGCACAGCTCTTCTTGATGCTGTTGGAGGAGCAATCCATCATATCGGGAATGTTCACAAGTACGCCAGGGAAGAAGACAGACCGGAAAAGACTATTGTTGTGATTACTACTGACGGAATGGAAAATGCCAGCAGAAAGTATTCTCGTGAAAAGATTGAAAAGATGGTCAAGAAGCAGCAGAAGAAATACGGTTGGGAGTTCATTTTCATCGGGGCAAATATAGATGCTTATTCGGAAGCTCAGAAATATGGTATTCGCAAGGACAGGGCTGTTAATTATGTTTGTGATGAGATGGGTACTGCCGGCGTATTTGCAGGTGTGACACGGGCTGTTTGCTCGGTGATGAAATCAGAAAGCGCGAAGACTGTTGCAAGAGACCTTGATGACAGTGACTGGTGTGGTGAAATTTACGAAGATTACCGTAGACGTGGAAACAGGGGAAGGAGATAA
- a CDS encoding ADP-ribosylglycohydrolase family protein — MAVKGAILGDILGSQYEFTRPQNLDWKNVVLISGLPMGFTDDTVMTLAVKKAIVENRNLVETMVEVGRKYPNCGYGGTFFRWIIGPVHEPYNSCGNGSAMRTAYIGEAFEDYEIMQKVAADVASVSHNHPEGIKGAVVTSTCIWMAKHGRSKEEIFDYVLKEYPVSDYEYSIGYLLDEMRPRYEWDVSCQGSVPAAMRCFYESTDYESFIRKIFSLPCDSDTFGAIAGGVAEEFYHGFGNIEVDRILEEYLDEELMAILNI; from the coding sequence ATGGCAGTTAAAGGAGCAATTTTAGGAGATATTTTAGGTTCGCAGTATGAGTTTACCAGACCGCAGAATCTGGATTGGAAGAATGTGGTGCTGATCAGTGGTCTTCCAATGGGATTTACGGATGATACGGTAATGACATTGGCAGTTAAGAAAGCGATTGTTGAAAACAGAAACCTTGTTGAAACTATGGTTGAAGTGGGTAGGAAATATCCTAACTGTGGTTATGGTGGGACTTTTTTCAGATGGATAATAGGACCGGTACATGAACCCTATAATAGCTGTGGAAATGGTAGTGCAATGAGAACAGCATATATCGGAGAAGCATTTGAAGATTATGAGATTATGCAGAAAGTAGCTGCTGACGTTGCCTCAGTTTCTCATAACCATCCTGAAGGAATTAAAGGGGCTGTAGTTACGTCTACCTGCATTTGGATGGCTAAGCACGGAAGAAGTAAGGAAGAGATTTTTGATTATGTATTGAAAGAATATCCGGTAAGTGATTATGAGTACAGTATAGGATACTTGCTTGATGAAATGCGTCCGAGATATGAATGGGATGTAAGTTGCCAGGGCTCAGTTCCGGCTGCTATGAGATGCTTCTATGAAAGTACTGATTACGAGTCCTTTATCAGAAAAATTTTCAGTCTTCCATGTGACAGTGATACTTTCGGAGCAATCGCCGGAGGAGTGGCAGAAGAATTTTATCATGGATTTGGGAATATAGAAGTCGATAGGATTCTGGAGGAGTATTTGGATGAGGAATTGATGGCGATATTAAATATTTGA
- a CDS encoding radical SAM protein has translation MYYKIREDILYRKYDEYGLITDNSEYGYRMLNDLRRKRPEKYVSKSGAVMLSMLDRNSKNIDDIVEELSGIFVGVDKETLKCDTMEFFQYFVDEGYLSSGKSIDSINESDDNLLVDKETINRQIVMETDDCDKSTFKSSEFLRSIHIEVANECNERCVHCYIPHKYKTSSIDPSLFYRVIEEGRDMNIIHVTLSGGEPLLHKDIIGFLRKCREMDLSVNVLSNLTMLSDEIVSEMKNNPLLSVQTSIYAMNPIIHDGITKLEGSLEKTIRGVYKLLEVGIPVQISLPIMKQNKDNFVSVIKWGYENNISVAVEPVIFASYDHTGDNLCNRLSLEEVGNSIDFELSEGYADIISDLAREKEALKSDDPICSICRYSFCVSATGEVYPCVGWQTNVIGTLENQSLRDIWENSYKIAQLRKIKRKDFIECVDCKDRGYCTVCMMSNQCQ, from the coding sequence ATGTATTACAAAATTCGAGAAGATATTTTATATAGAAAATATGATGAGTATGGGTTAATAACAGATAATTCAGAATACGGGTACAGGATGCTTAACGACTTAAGACGTAAGCGTCCTGAAAAATATGTTTCTAAAAGCGGAGCTGTGATGTTGTCTATGTTGGATAGAAATTCTAAGAATATAGATGATATTGTTGAAGAACTCTCAGGGATTTTTGTTGGAGTAGATAAGGAAACCTTAAAGTGTGATACCATGGAGTTTTTTCAATACTTTGTTGATGAAGGATATTTGAGTTCCGGCAAAAGCATAGATAGTATTAATGAAAGTGATGACAATTTGCTTGTAGATAAAGAAACAATCAATAGACAAATAGTAATGGAGACTGATGATTGCGATAAAAGTACCTTTAAATCAAGTGAATTTCTTAGGAGTATACATATTGAGGTTGCAAATGAATGCAATGAACGTTGCGTTCATTGCTATATACCTCATAAGTATAAAACGAGTAGCATAGATCCATCGCTTTTTTATAGAGTAATTGAAGAAGGGCGGGATATGAATATTATTCATGTCACATTATCTGGTGGTGAACCGTTACTTCATAAAGATATTATCGGATTTTTAAGAAAATGTAGAGAAATGGATTTGTCGGTTAATGTGTTGTCTAACTTAACGATGTTGTCTGATGAAATCGTTAGTGAGATGAAGAATAATCCTTTGTTGTCGGTTCAAACTTCAATTTATGCAATGAATCCTATTATTCATGATGGGATTACAAAACTTGAGGGAAGTTTAGAAAAAACCATACGTGGTGTATATAAGCTTTTAGAAGTAGGTATTCCAGTTCAGATATCTTTACCAATAATGAAACAAAACAAAGATAATTTCGTAAGTGTTATTAAATGGGGATATGAAAATAATATTTCTGTAGCGGTAGAACCGGTTATTTTTGCATCATATGATCATACGGGAGACAATCTGTGTAATAGGTTGTCATTAGAAGAAGTAGGTAATTCAATAGACTTCGAATTATCGGAAGGCTATGCTGATATAATCAGTGATTTGGCAAGAGAAAAAGAGGCTCTGAAAAGTGATGATCCAATATGCTCTATATGTAGATATAGTTTTTGTGTTTCGGCTACAGGTGAAGTTTATCCTTGCGTTGGATGGCAGACAAATGTGATAGGAACCCTTGAAAACCAATCTTTAAGAGATATATGGGAAAATTCTTATAAAATAGCGCAATTGAGGAAGATAAAAAGGAAAGATTTTATTGAATGTGTTGATTGTAAGGATAGGGGTTATTGTACAGTGTGCATGATGAGTAATCAATGTCAGTAA
- a CDS encoding IS4 family transposase: MTHDKIKNLLNSAIDSVSSSVSDYAKNPAKDFSRDRKLPPGKLMRFLIAEGSSATKNELLDFFGMDTQSPSSSAFFQQREKLKPEAMKKIFDSFTGSIPSCNGSYPGYRIIAADGSTASYFSHDKYSPPDEYFISPGKSIKGAYSIHINAFQDLDSNLYTDALLQPIRHKDEFRAFCTIVDRHPVVPGSKNIYIGDRGYCSYNNMAHVIQNEQYFLFRAKDIHQKGLVGKFDFPDDETFDITVNVTLVRSQSSKVDCGDTYRRFIDAATSFDYLEYGSKDTYPISFRVVRIKLSDDSYECLVTNLPADEFPPKRLKNLYYARWGIESSFRKLKYTIGLSNFHSYKPELIMQEIWSRLIAYNLTEAMINSTVIRKAKRKHSYKVNFSVAAHICRVFLRLSAEENPIDVMALLARELIPIREDRKYSRLQTAHFRKPRYFIYRAA; this comes from the coding sequence ATGACCCACGACAAAATCAAAAATCTTTTAAATTCTGCAATCGACTCTGTCTCATCTTCTGTCTCTGATTACGCTAAGAACCCTGCCAAGGATTTTTCACGTGATCGAAAACTTCCGCCCGGGAAGCTGATGCGCTTCTTGATTGCCGAAGGTTCTTCGGCTACAAAAAACGAGCTGCTTGACTTCTTTGGTATGGATACGCAATCACCGTCTTCTTCCGCGTTCTTCCAGCAACGTGAAAAACTCAAACCAGAAGCAATGAAGAAAATATTTGACAGTTTCACTGGATCAATTCCATCGTGCAATGGCAGTTACCCGGGATACCGGATTATTGCTGCAGACGGTTCCACCGCATCTTATTTCAGCCACGACAAGTATTCTCCTCCGGATGAATATTTCATCTCTCCTGGCAAATCAATCAAGGGAGCATACAGCATCCATATCAATGCTTTTCAGGACCTGGACTCCAATCTATATACGGATGCCCTCCTGCAGCCGATCCGCCATAAAGATGAGTTCCGTGCTTTCTGCACCATCGTTGACCGTCATCCCGTTGTACCCGGCTCTAAAAATATCTATATCGGCGACAGGGGCTACTGCTCTTATAACAACATGGCCCATGTCATCCAGAATGAGCAGTATTTTCTGTTCAGGGCAAAGGACATCCACCAAAAAGGCCTCGTGGGGAAGTTTGACTTTCCTGATGATGAGACATTTGATATCACCGTAAATGTCACTCTTGTGAGGAGTCAGTCCTCGAAAGTCGACTGCGGTGATACTTATCGACGCTTCATTGATGCCGCAACTTCATTTGATTACCTTGAGTATGGTTCAAAAGACACATACCCGATCTCATTCCGTGTGGTTAGAATCAAACTCTCGGATGATAGTTATGAATGCCTTGTCACTAACCTGCCTGCTGATGAGTTTCCTCCCAAACGTCTAAAAAATCTTTATTATGCCAGATGGGGCATAGAATCCTCCTTCAGGAAGCTGAAATACACCATCGGGCTGAGCAATTTCCATTCATACAAACCAGAACTTATTATGCAGGAAATCTGGAGCCGTCTTATAGCTTATAACCTGACTGAGGCGATGATAAACAGCACTGTCATCAGGAAAGCCAAGAGGAAACATTCCTACAAGGTGAATTTCAGCGTTGCTGCCCACATATGCAGGGTCTTCCTCCGCCTCTCCGCGGAGGAAAACCCAATTGATGTGATGGCGCTTCTCGCAAGAGAACTGATACCCATACGGGAGGACAGGAAATACAGCCGTCTGCAAACTGCGCATTTCCGAAAACCGCGATATTTTATTTATCGTGCCGCATAG
- a CDS encoding ATP-binding cassette domain-containing protein codes for MERILIKDAYENNLKHLDVEIPLNKFTCVTGCSGCGKSSLVFDTLYAESQRGFLEGMTGNIYSQKLMNKPKVMSIENLRPALNISQNYYNVNPRSTIGTITEISYYLRTLFSLINSNTDIIVPENTFSSNNPKSFCPNCNGTGIEMVVSSDLLIPDHNKTLREGAILYYKGAPESKEQKCLEAICEHYDIDIDKKYSKLTKREIDILLYTEEVLRVKVSYKEGKRRKQHIVSLQGVIPLLKNQIKNSSSITQATPYSKYTATTVCHVCNGARLGKNALTYTLGGMNYNELESLEVESLLSWIKELKDERITAGNKELVKQLKDSIIQRLESLIKLNVGYLCLNRSVPSLSGGERQRVRIATQLTCSLKGLIYILDEPCKGLHHRDIVRIIDATKNLIKKGNTVIAIEHNKQYISESDYKIELGPVGGTKGGYLISAGETKDKDSLKLVFKTPIEANDYFGIKNVVFRNIYQQDAVFPIGGITCITGVSGSGKTSLAIATAESLNKNTAKKYGDIYGAESIKRIITVNQSPIGKTPRSTVVSYLEIFDEIRTLFAKTDAAQKLKLSPSMFSMNVKGGRCECCQGTGLQKIELNYLPSTYIICPECEGKRYNEKILSVSYKGKTILDVLETPVSEIIEMFADTKKVYSVLDSMIELGLGYLTLGQMSMNLSGGEAQRIKLAKALGAVSGGRSLYILDEPTSGLNDTDIKKFIKVLFSLQGKGETILIIEHNLEFIAKVSDYIIDFGLKGGSLGGKIVAQGKPREVFENNESSLYKLDVLSE; via the coding sequence GTGGAAAGAATATTAATCAAGGATGCATATGAGAACAATTTGAAACATTTAGATGTTGAGATACCTCTGAATAAGTTCACCTGTGTGACGGGATGCTCAGGATGTGGAAAATCCTCATTAGTGTTTGACACATTATATGCTGAAAGTCAAAGAGGTTTTCTTGAAGGTATGACAGGAAATATTTACAGTCAAAAACTGATGAATAAGCCTAAGGTAATGTCCATAGAAAACTTAAGACCAGCTCTAAACATTTCTCAAAACTATTACAATGTAAATCCCAGGTCAACAATTGGAACTATTACAGAGATATCGTATTATCTTCGCACTTTGTTCTCGTTGATTAATAGTAATACAGATATAATTGTCCCGGAGAATACTTTTTCATCTAATAATCCGAAATCATTTTGCCCAAATTGTAATGGGACAGGAATTGAAATGGTAGTTTCATCAGATTTATTGATCCCTGATCATAACAAAACGTTACGAGAAGGCGCCATTCTCTATTATAAGGGAGCACCGGAAAGTAAAGAACAGAAGTGCCTTGAGGCTATATGTGAGCATTATGATATTGACATTGATAAGAAATATTCAAAGTTAACAAAGAGGGAAATAGATATTCTTTTATATACTGAAGAAGTGTTAAGGGTAAAAGTGTCTTATAAGGAAGGAAAAAGACGAAAACAGCATATTGTTTCACTTCAAGGAGTAATTCCTTTATTAAAGAATCAGATAAAAAATAGCAGTTCGATTACCCAAGCAACTCCGTATTCAAAGTATACCGCCACTACAGTTTGCCATGTTTGCAATGGAGCACGGTTAGGTAAAAATGCGTTAACATATACATTAGGAGGTATGAATTATAATGAGCTTGAGAGCTTAGAAGTAGAGTCATTATTATCATGGATAAAAGAACTAAAAGATGAAAGAATAACAGCGGGGAATAAAGAACTAGTGAAGCAGCTGAAAGATAGTATTATTCAACGGCTTGAGTCACTGATAAAACTAAATGTGGGATATTTATGTTTGAATCGATCTGTTCCGTCACTTTCTGGAGGCGAGAGACAACGTGTAAGAATTGCTACGCAGTTAACATGCTCTTTGAAAGGATTAATATATATATTGGATGAACCTTGTAAAGGTCTGCATCATAGAGATATTGTACGTATCATAGATGCTACAAAAAATCTTATAAAAAAAGGGAATACAGTTATAGCTATTGAGCATAATAAGCAGTATATTTCGGAGTCTGATTATAAAATCGAGTTAGGTCCTGTCGGAGGCACTAAAGGTGGATATTTAATTAGCGCGGGAGAAACTAAAGATAAGGATAGTTTAAAACTTGTATTTAAGACTCCAATAGAGGCAAATGATTATTTTGGAATAAAAAATGTTGTTTTTAGAAATATATATCAACAGGATGCTGTATTTCCGATTGGTGGGATTACTTGTATTACAGGAGTATCTGGCTCTGGAAAAACTAGTTTAGCAATTGCTACTGCAGAAAGTCTGAATAAAAATACAGCTAAGAAATATGGAGATATATATGGTGCAGAATCAATTAAGAGAATAATTACAGTAAATCAATCACCTATAGGAAAAACACCAAGATCTACGGTTGTATCTTATTTGGAAATTTTTGATGAGATACGAACATTGTTTGCTAAAACAGATGCTGCCCAAAAATTAAAGTTGTCTCCTTCAATGTTTAGTATGAATGTTAAAGGAGGAAGATGTGAATGCTGTCAGGGTACAGGACTTCAAAAAATAGAACTAAATTATCTTCCTAGTACGTATATTATATGCCCTGAATGTGAGGGGAAAAGATATAATGAAAAAATTCTCTCAGTATCATATAAAGGGAAAACAATACTTGATGTTTTGGAAACGCCTGTGTCAGAGATAATTGAGATGTTTGCCGATACAAAAAAGGTATATTCCGTTTTAGATAGTATGATTGAATTGGGGTTGGGATATCTGACATTGGGACAAATGTCCATGAACTTATCTGGAGGAGAGGCACAACGAATTAAGTTGGCGAAAGCTTTAGGCGCGGTGTCAGGTGGAAGAAGCTTATATATTCTTGATGAACCTACGTCAGGATTAAATGATACGGATATAAAAAAATTTATTAAGGTATTGTTTTCTTTACAAGGTAAGGGAGAAACGATTCTTATTATTGAACATAACCTTGAGTTTATAGCAAAGGTGTCTGATTATATCATAGATTTTGGGTTAAAAGGAGGAAGCTTAGGAGGGAAGATTGTAGCACAAGGTAAACCTAGAGAAGTCTTTGAGAATAATGAATCGTCATTGTATAAACTTGATGTTTTGAGTGAATAA